The genomic stretch CCTCGGCTGGACGGCGACGACCTCAAGCCCAAGCTGCACGGCTGCTCCGTCTGCGGCCTCGAGTTCGCCATCGGCCAGGCGCTCGGCGGCCACATGCGGCGCCACCGAGCCATGGGCGGCGTCATGGCGCCCCTGGCAGTGATCAAGAAGCCCAGCGCCGGCAGCAGTGGTGTTGTTGTCGCCGGCGGCAACAAGCGCGGGCTGTGGCTCGACCTGAACCATCCGCCGTGCAGCGACGACGCCGATCACGGCGAGTGCGGCCACGACGCGGCTGCCGCCGGGTACACGTTCCACCAGTTCCTCGACACTGGCACCATGGCGGTGGACTGCGTCTAGCTACTCTCCCTCCCCATTGCCTGGTTTTTGCCGGATAGGATATTTTCATGTGTGTTGCTGTACACTTTTTttatcctttttattttcttcttttatttttttccattGGTGGAGATATTAATCCACATTTTGTAGCAGTAGATATATATGAGTGACTAATCCAAGGCATGGCATGTCACATAGATCATGTCACATAGATCATTTCTTTTTGaggtgatattgtgctcaatttgGTAGCTTGTAGGCTCACCGCAGCTAATTACCTCGGGTTTACCGGTTATATTGATGAGAAACCCATTGGTCAAGTGGCTCAGTTAATGTAATTATATATTTATTAGTCAGACTAAAATAAATATGGAGCTTGTGGATTTTCATTTAGTGCTCTATCTCTACTATCTGCTAATTCTCCTAGATAAGTTCAAATTTTTCGGAAAGAAGGTTGAAAACCCGGTCTCTCCATCAAAATGATACACCCATCAtttttattatattatattatttAACATATTCAAACCCGTTTCTTAAAAGCGATGTTTAGTTTTGGCCTTAAAAAGTGGATCACCGAAACACTATGAAATGATAAGCCGCAATTCATCCAAAATATGAATTTTCTTGTCATGTTAAAAATGAATAGCGGCGTTTTCTTTGATTTTGCATCGATTAAAAAAAATGCTCGTATCAGTGGGTGGACAATTTTTTTATTCTCATTTATTGCATTCTCCATACCATGAGTTTTTCTTCAAATTTATCATATCTACAAACAATTGTGTGGTACCACAATTTATctttgtgcaaaaaagacaagtgTAACATTTTATTTATTTCTGCACATGACACAACCAATCAAAATTTTCAATGAAGTCTTGTGTCTTATAGTCTCATGTCATTCCTTAAATGTATAGAATTTTACATTGTTTAGATACTCTGAAATACAAAGCCACTGATCtaggaaaaaaaatacaaaaccaCTATCCTAaaccaagttgttgtttaagttGAACTAGGAAGGTGGCCCTCGCCAAGGGGAGGGCATCATATTTATCATTGTGATCTATAGAGAAATTTCTAAGATATAACCCGCTGAAAACAAACAATTTTAGAATGACAATCTGGAAACTGAATACATAAGAAAAAATATTATCAGACGACAATGTCAATTTCGGTATTGATATTTTCCTAGGTGTACCATAGTTTCCATGTGCAATCACATGTTTAGTTACTAATTATCGAGCCTCAACCTAGATGGAATTATTGCATCTGATCTCTTTTGATCCCTTCGATCTAACAAAAATTGTACTTACCAATTATGGATGGCTGTGCTGAAGTCCACTTACAATATCCAAGTATAGTTCATCTTCCAACACTAACTCGTAAGCTCATTGTGAGCAGGTTCCATATATCATTATTGCGTTCTTTTTAATAAATATATTTTAACATATAACCAACAAAATCTGAAACTTATTTATCACATGGTAGACTTCAAGCTTCCGATTTTAAAGCATCGTTCCTTGTGTACCTCACAACAAATGCTCGTGAGTAGCTCTTCATTCATCTACACAATATATGATCTGATCAAAGGATGTATGGTAAAATATTACATCTCGAAGGCGAGTGAGTTAGACTGGTGTGGCTAATGC from Lolium rigidum isolate FL_2022 chromosome 4, APGP_CSIRO_Lrig_0.1, whole genome shotgun sequence encodes the following:
- the LOC124705839 gene encoding zinc finger protein ZAT12-like, with product MMKRVTFEENEMARVLLLVSREQAMHMPMPMPGPVPVAGRGDRSPERAFVCKTCGRVFPSFQALGGHRASHKKPRLDGDDLKPKLHGCSVCGLEFAIGQALGGHMRRHRAMGGVMAPLAVIKKPSAGSSGVVVAGGNKRGLWLDLNHPPCSDDADHGECGHDAAAAGYTFHQFLDTGTMAVDCV